In Verrucomicrobiia bacterium, one DNA window encodes the following:
- the ychF gene encoding redox-regulated ATPase YchF encodes MGFRCGIVGLPNVGKSTLFNALAKAKVEASNYPFCTIDPNKGIVSVPDARLDALSRMYTPQKTTPTVMEIYDIAGLVKGASEGEGLGNKFLAHIREVEAIVHVVRCFEDENIVHVSGGVDPIRDIEVIDTELCLTDLESMSQRFTKVEKLARSGDKESKERMPLYEKVKKALEDGTPLRRLGLTDEEKLGIRDMNFLTIKPVLYCCNVAETDLPEGGPWAKKVQEFAQKEGAGHVVISGKVESELVDLSEADQKEFLDSLNLKEPGLNLLIRAGYKLLDLITYFTAGEKEVRAWTIRKGTKAPGAAGVIHSDFERGFIRAEVMKCDNLLELGSAAAVKEKGLLKIEGKEYVVSDGDVMLFRFNV; translated from the coding sequence ATGGGTTTTCGCTGCGGGATTGTGGGTCTTCCGAATGTGGGCAAGTCGACGCTATTTAACGCGCTGGCCAAGGCCAAGGTCGAAGCCTCCAATTATCCGTTCTGTACGATCGATCCTAATAAAGGAATCGTCAGTGTCCCTGATGCCCGCCTCGATGCGCTGAGCCGCATGTACACCCCGCAGAAAACGACGCCGACCGTCATGGAAATCTATGACATTGCCGGCTTGGTTAAGGGCGCGTCCGAAGGCGAAGGACTCGGCAACAAATTCCTCGCGCATATCCGCGAAGTCGAAGCCATCGTCCACGTGGTGCGCTGCTTCGAGGACGAGAACATCGTGCACGTTTCCGGCGGCGTGGACCCGATCCGCGACATCGAAGTGATCGACACCGAGCTCTGCCTCACCGATCTGGAAAGCATGAGCCAGCGGTTTACGAAGGTCGAAAAGCTCGCGCGCTCGGGCGACAAGGAATCCAAAGAGAGAATGCCGCTATACGAGAAAGTGAAGAAGGCGCTCGAAGACGGAACGCCGCTGCGCCGCCTTGGGCTTACCGACGAAGAAAAGCTCGGCATCCGCGACATGAATTTCCTGACGATCAAGCCGGTGCTCTACTGCTGCAACGTCGCCGAGACCGACCTGCCGGAAGGCGGGCCGTGGGCAAAGAAAGTGCAGGAGTTCGCGCAGAAAGAAGGCGCTGGCCACGTCGTCATCTCCGGCAAAGTCGAATCCGAGCTCGTCGACCTTTCCGAAGCCGACCAGAAAGAATTTCTCGATTCGCTGAACCTGAAAGAGCCGGGCCTCAATCTTCTCATCCGCGCGGGCTACAAACTGCTCGACCTCATCACGTATTTCACCGCGGGTGAAAAAGAAGTGCGCGCGTGGACGATCCGCAAAGGCACGAAAGCCCCCGGCGCCGCGGGCGTCATTCACTCCGATTTCGAGCGCGGCTTCATCCGCGCGGAAGTCATGAAATGCGACAACCTTCTCGAGCTCGGCTCCGCCGCCGCGGTCAAAGAAAAGGGCCTTCTCAAGATCGAAGGCAAAGAATACGTCGTTTCGGACGGGGACGTGATGCTTTTCAGGTTCAACGTCTAA
- a CDS encoding methyltransferase has translation MLPESISYYFFKRTLRKKLDSLYEMSDPWGAEFVRDFFVLWIRDQMKAMPESALRAPLLDAGGGEGHYYAPLKDLIREYHLLDMSVRALSRGRESIKSGIVRTIPASLDQLAAPADTYGTIWLFSVLTYLGEIRFPRTFRRTLEKLWKALRPGGRILLIHPYYSEEERKRIVRYGEIFAGFGGKLISNEDKSLGRQQFIVQAVAKE, from the coding sequence ATGTTGCCCGAATCGATCTCCTATTATTTTTTCAAAAGGACGCTGCGAAAAAAGCTGGATTCGCTCTACGAAATGAGCGATCCCTGGGGCGCGGAATTTGTCCGTGACTTTTTCGTGCTTTGGATCCGCGATCAGATGAAAGCGATGCCGGAGTCCGCGCTTCGCGCGCCGCTCCTGGACGCGGGCGGCGGCGAAGGCCACTATTACGCGCCGCTCAAAGATCTAATCCGGGAATACCACCTTTTGGACATGAGCGTCCGTGCCCTTTCCCGCGGCCGGGAAAGCATCAAATCCGGAATCGTCCGCACGATTCCCGCCTCGCTCGACCAGCTGGCCGCGCCGGCGGACACCTACGGCACGATCTGGCTCTTCAGCGTCCTGACTTATCTGGGAGAAATTCGCTTTCCCCGCACCTTCCGGCGCACGCTGGAAAAGCTCTGGAAGGCTTTGCGGCCCGGGGGCCGGATCCTCTTGATCCACCCCTATTATTCCGAGGAAGAGCGCAAAAGGATTGTCCGGTACGGAGAGATTTTCGCCGGGTTTGGAGGCAAGCTTATCTCCAATGAAGACAAAAGCTTAGGGCGGCAGCAATTCATCGTACAGGCCGTGGCCAAAGAATGA
- a CDS encoding radical SAM protein: MKVFFLNIPFHERYSRESRSPGVAPSGTLYYPIYLALAAGVTRKGGHTIDFLDAPADRYDLEQTKTRIKAFKPDLIVATTVTASVCHDVKVMDDLAEATGAMTMLCGTHATARPTETLQMSQRLDFVAVGEYDFTILAVADHFASGKTRGQLSEVLGLAYRHNGQFYRNADRPMWEKMDEIPWASLIYKDFLKIENYSYGAQLHPEITIVGGRGCPYQCTYCVFPQTITGQRYRARSVKDVVDEMEFIVKTWPHNKEVMFEDDTMTLDKQRMREISEEILRRGLKVTWSGNARADFDDVELLKIMKKAGCRLFCVGFESSDPELLKKMMKGGATVKMQERFVEACKKAGVLVHGCFLLGGVGETKATMKNTLEIAKKYNCDTAQFFPMMVYPGTRAYEEAKKRGDLKTENYEGWLKDSGYYMSQVNRTDFTNDELTAFCDHALKEFYFRPQYLLSKIKQFFLEPRERSRIVKGGLYFVQKLAAMHSSKNKCSAVPETGNSQDHDRPVPLAS; encoded by the coding sequence GTGAAAGTTTTCTTTTTGAACATCCCGTTCCATGAACGCTATTCCCGGGAAAGCCGTTCTCCCGGGGTTGCGCCTTCCGGGACGCTTTATTACCCCATTTACCTCGCGCTCGCCGCCGGCGTGACCCGCAAAGGCGGGCACACCATCGATTTTCTGGATGCCCCAGCCGACCGTTACGACCTCGAACAGACAAAAACCCGCATCAAGGCCTTCAAGCCCGATCTCATCGTGGCCACGACCGTGACCGCGTCGGTTTGCCATGACGTGAAAGTCATGGACGATCTGGCGGAAGCGACGGGCGCCATGACGATGCTGTGCGGAACTCATGCGACGGCACGCCCCACCGAAACGCTGCAGATGTCGCAGCGCCTCGATTTTGTCGCCGTCGGCGAATACGATTTCACCATTCTCGCGGTGGCTGACCATTTCGCTTCCGGCAAAACGCGCGGCCAGCTTTCCGAAGTCCTGGGTCTCGCGTACCGCCACAATGGCCAGTTTTACCGCAATGCCGACCGCCCTATGTGGGAAAAGATGGACGAGATTCCCTGGGCAAGCCTCATCTACAAAGATTTTCTCAAGATTGAAAATTACAGCTACGGTGCGCAGCTGCACCCTGAGATCACGATCGTCGGCGGCCGCGGCTGCCCTTACCAGTGCACCTACTGCGTTTTCCCGCAGACCATCACGGGCCAGCGCTACCGCGCGCGCTCGGTGAAAGACGTCGTGGATGAAATGGAATTCATCGTGAAGACCTGGCCCCATAATAAGGAAGTCATGTTCGAAGACGATACCATGACGCTCGACAAGCAGCGCATGCGCGAGATCTCCGAGGAAATCCTGCGCCGCGGCCTGAAAGTCACCTGGTCCGGCAATGCGCGGGCGGATTTCGACGATGTGGAGCTTCTCAAGATCATGAAGAAGGCGGGCTGCCGTCTTTTCTGCGTGGGCTTCGAGTCCTCGGATCCCGAGCTCCTCAAAAAAATGATGAAAGGCGGCGCCACCGTGAAAATGCAGGAGCGTTTCGTCGAGGCCTGCAAAAAGGCCGGCGTCCTGGTTCACGGCTGTTTTCTTCTGGGCGGCGTGGGTGAAACCAAAGCGACCATGAAAAACACGCTGGAGATCGCCAAGAAATACAATTGCGACACGGCACAGTTTTTCCCGATGATGGTCTATCCCGGCACGCGCGCCTACGAAGAAGCCAAAAAGCGCGGCGATCTCAAGACCGAAAATTACGAAGGCTGGCTCAAGGATTCCGGCTACTACATGTCGCAGGTCAACCGCACGGACTTCACCAACGACGAGCTCACGGCTTTCTGCGACCACGCGCTCAAAGAATTTTATTTCCGGCCGCAGTACCTCTTGTCCAAGATCAAGCAGTTCTTCCTGGAGCCGCGCGAACGCTCGCGCATCGTGAAGGGCGGGCTGTATTTCGTCCAGAAACTCGCGGCCATGCATTCCTCGAAAAACAAATGCTCCGCGGTCCCCGAAACCGGGAACTCCCAGGACCACGACCGTCCGGTTCCCCTGGCCTCCTGA